In the genome of Perca fluviatilis chromosome 4, GENO_Pfluv_1.0, whole genome shotgun sequence, one region contains:
- the LOC120557853 gene encoding tensin-2-like isoform X5, with translation MEHVMERHYDFDLTYITERIISVFFPLDLEEQRYRRNLQEVASMLKSKHQDKFLLLNLSEKRHDITRLNPKVQDYGWPDVHAPPLDRICAVCKAMETWLTSDPHNVVVLHCKGHKGKTGVIVAAYMHYSKISAGADQALTTLAMRKFCEDKVSSSLQPSQNRYIYYFGGLLSGTIKMNSSPLFLHQILIPSLPNFQAGGGFYPFLKIYQSLQLVYTSGLYDPQSSRARKLCVTMEPALLLKGDIMVKCYHRRCRAAEREVVFRVQFHTCTVHGAQLWFGKTELDLACTDDRFPPDATVEFIFSNGPEKMKGREYRKNDASIKVDYNTSDPVVRWDSYENFNLHHQDSIENICHTRGPLDGSLYAQVRKRRGPGSTASAASPNGCLTSSPTVKPQTPSQPQSLTYTSDSSRSSVPSDHLEDASPSINRPEKENTDCPVMRGDGEDGAKEKRRGKEKDRETAILDDGDTQSPGGLRQEHSCCGRAGAKCGDGGWEREREPCISDGHCLGRCNSIKKNPKSQTLPALPCKSVSPPPHSTHMELCHRHSAHPLPELPWERPAPPLPCLLRPCYPYSTAEHNHPHSHTLPALNRLCTGEECHLLHYSSHNPASHLSHQSLPSSPYREMFFSSPTPSSGCHCRDCSSRREHQSASVRAFHPLHPDQSENPHWSQRAGVQRTREAPPLWESENPWEVAREAEFWQCKSAMPAFRVVHPLDQSPNLEPRYAIGPHQGYPSPQSLMDVRDGASSGYHTPPQPRHSCPCSPYQSSPAESHESRGYASGYHSGSASPLPASSPSPGRGRLPETPSGSRDQQHAQHHKEAKADLEDDKSQGSEGKSDSNGQSSTPGLDSDPDYTIIGSSSPTHTEDSLTADSPSQSQETSTHLESSSNSSKAITPVPREAQTQSSNISINSTQPSSEQSSSSDGTLGAAKITGSAEGSNQLQTSSYATVIITPVQVQLNGSALPSDTTSDSSRGVSMNPSVSLSSSPSTTSPNSPIGSPDLQSSPQRSTSATDIAGQRLSPERDSSADTKPPSPVPEGYHTPTFPLASYYYPLLNVPHIPYTGYTAVTIPAIQPPLPEKKRLSSTPGSLNGHNSLLRASSAPSPMHHVTFSTSVGEQRWGSSQHSCREEADIRVNAKFVQDSSKFWYKPGISRDQAIAVLKDKQPGTFLIRDSNSFQGAYGLALKVATPPANANVTGSKGDPLEQLVRHFLVETGPRGVKIKGCQNESYFGSLSALVYQHSITPISLPCALRIPEKDLVGELQEMQSATNTSTAANLLKQGAACNVLYLNSVETESLTGPEAISKATKCTLALSPRPVATVVHFKVSAQGITLTDSKRRLFFRRHYPINSVTFSSLNPQDQRWTNSDSTSSKMFGFVARRTGSATENVCHLFAEMDPEQPAVAIVNFINKVMLGPQLRR, from the exons ATGGAGCATGTGATGGAGCGTCACTATGACTTTGACCTCACCTACATCACGGAGAGGATCATCTCTGTCTTCTTCCCGCTGGACCTGGAGGAGCAGCGGTACCGCAGAAACCTACAGGAAGTGGCCTCCATGCTGAAATCCAAACACCAAGACAAGTTCTTG TTACTGAATTTATCAGAGAAGAGACATGACATCACCAGACTTAACCCAAAG GTGCAGGACTACGGCTGGCCTGATGTTCACGCCCCCCCTTTGGACAGGATTTGTGCTGTTTGTAAAGCCATGGAGACCtggctgacctctgacccccacAATGTGGTGGTCCTCCACTGCAAG GGACACAAAGGGAAGACGGGGGTCATTGTGGCAGCCTACATGCACTACAGCAAGATATCAGCTGG AGCGGACCAGGCTCTCACCACTCTAGCTATGAGAAAGTTCTGTGAAGACAAAGTCTCCTCTTCCCTACAGCCCTCTCAGAACAG GTACATTTACTACTTTGGTGGGTTGCTGTCAGGTACCATCAAAATGAACAGCAGTCCTCTGTTCCTCCACCAGATCCTCATTCCATCACTACCAAACTTCCAGGCGGGAGGAG GTTTCTATCCATTCCTAAAAATCTACCAATCTCTACAGCTTGTGTACACTTCAGGCCTCTA tgatCCCCAGAGCTCAAGGGCAAGGAAGCTGTGTGTGACTATGGAGCCAGCGCTATTATTAAAGGGGGATATTATG GTGAAGTGCTACCACCGGCGGTGTCGAGCAGCAGAGAGGGAGGTGGTGTTCAGAGTCCAGTTCCACACCTGCACTGTCCACGGAGCCCAGCTATGGTTTGGCAAGACTGAACTGGACTTGGCCTGCACGG ATGACAGGTTCCCTCCAGATGCTACAGTCGAGTTTATCTTCTCCAATGGGCCAGAAAAAATGAAAG GTCGTGAATACCGCAAGAATGATGCCTCCATCAAAGTGGACTACAACACCTCAGACCCTGTGGTCAGATGGGATTCTTATGAGAACTTTAACCTGCACCACCAAGACAGCATTGAAA ATATCTGTCATACGAGGGGCCCTCTGGACGGCAGCCTCTACGCCCAGGTGAGGAAGCGCCGTGGGCCGGGCTCGACTGCCTCAGCAGCGTCGCCCAACGGATGCCTCACTAGCAGCCCAACAGTCAAGCCTCAAACTCCCAGCCAGCCCCAGTCTCTCACCTACACATCTGACTCTAGCCGCTCCTCAGTCCCGTCCGATCACCTGGAAGACGCCTCTCCGTCCATAAaccgcccagaaaaagaaaacactgactgTCCAGTGATGCGAGGAGACGGGGAAGATGGAGCAAAGGAGAAAagaagagggaaagagaaggaTAGAGAGACAGCGATTTTGGATGACGGAGATACGCAAAGTCCTGGGGGTTTGAGGCAAGAGCACTCGTGTTGCGGTCGAGCAGGCGCAAAGTGTGGCGATGGCGGATGGGAGAGGGAACGAGAGCCCTGCATCTCTGACGGCCATTGTCTTGGCCGTTGCAACAGCATTAAAAAGAATCCAAAAAGCCAAACTCTGCCGGCCTTACCATGCAAATCCGTGTCCCCGCCTCCTCATTCAACTCATATGGAACTCTGCCATCGACATAGCGCCCATCCTTTACCTGAGTTACCATGGGAACGTCCAGCCCCGCCCCTACCCTGTCTCCTCAGGCCTTGCTACCCTTATTCCACCGCTGAACACAACCACCCACACAGCCACACCCTCCCAGCCTTAAACAGACTCTGCACTGGGGAAGAGTGTCACCTCCTCCATTATTCCAGCCACAATCCAGCCTCTCATCTCTCCCATCAATCACTGCCCTCGAGCCCTTACAGGGAAATGTTCTTCAGCTCTCCAACACCGTCCTCTGGTTGCCACTGTCGGGACTGCTCCAGCAGGCGAGAGCACCAATCAGCCTCAGTTAGAGCATTCCACCCATTGCACCCCGACCAATCAGAAAATCCACACTGGTCCCAAAGAGCAGGGGTACAACGAACAAGAGAGGCGCCTCCACTATGGGAAAGTGAAAATCCATGGGAGGTGGCGAGAGAGGCAGAGTTCTGGCAGTGCAAATCCGCCATGCCGGcatttcgtgttgtccaccctTTGGATCAGAGTCCAAACTTGGAGCCTAGATATGCTATTGGACCTCATCAGGGCTACCCCAGCCCCCAGTCTCTAATGGATGTGCGGGATGGAGCCAGCAGTGGTTACCACACCCCTCCACAGCCCCGTCACTCCTGTCCCTGCTCTCCTTATCAATCGTCCCCAGCCGAGAGCCATGAGAGCCGGGGTTACGCCTCAGGGTACCACTCTGGATCAGCCTCGCCTCTGCCTGCTAGTAGCCCCTCTCCTGGGAGAGGCAGGCTGCCCGAGACTCCCTCTGGATCTCGAGACCAGCAGCACGCTCAGCATCACAAAG AGGCCAAGGCTGATTTGGAGGATGACAAATCCCAGGGTTCAGAGGGTAAATCAGACTCTAATGGACAGTCAAGTACCCCTGGGCTGGACTCTGATCCTGACTACACAATCATTGGAAGCAgcagccccacacacacagaagacag TCTAACTGCTGATAGTCCTTCTCAAAGCCAAGAAACCTCTACACATCTGGAGTCCAGCTCAAATAGCAGCAAAGCCATCACACCAGTACCAAGAGAAGCACAAACCCAAAGTTCCAACATATCCATAAACTCCACACAACCATCAAGCGAGCAGAGTTCGAGCTCCGATGGTACGCTCGGAGCAGCCAAGATCACAGGAAGTGCAGAGGGATCTAACCAATTACAGACTTCAAGCTATGCCACTGTCATCATCACTCCAGTCCAAGTGCAACTGAATGGCTCTGCCCTTCCTAGTGATACCAcatctgacagcagcagaggtgtATCCATGAACCCTTCTGTCAGTCTTAGTTCTAGCCCTTCCACCACTTCCCCAAATTCTCCTATTGGCTCCCCAGACCTTCAGTCTTCTCCTCAGCGCTCTACATCAGCTACAGACATAGCGGGACAAAGACTGAGTCCGGAAAGAGACAGCTCAGCCGACACCAAACCGCCATCACCTGTGCCCGAAGGATATCATACACCAACCTTCCCCTTAGCGTCTTATTACTACCCATTACTAAACGTCCCTCACATACCGTACACTGGGTACACTGCAGTCACCATCCCCGCCATCCAGCCACCGCTTCCCGAGAAGAAACGGCTTTCGTCCACACCAGGATCCTTAAACGGACACAACTCTCTACTCAGGGCCTCCTCAGCTCCTTCCCCTATGCACCACGTTACCTTCTCCACTTCTGTGGGAGAACAGAGATGGGGATCTTCACAACACAGCTGTAGGGAGGAGGCAGACATCAGGGTCAATGCTAAGTTTGTCCAGGACAGCTCCAAGTTCTGGTACAAGCCAGGCATCTCCAGAGACCAAG CCATAGCTGTTTTGAAGGACAAGCAACCAGGAACTTTCCTCATCAGAGACAGTAACTCATTCCAGGGGGCCTACGGCCTGGCCCTCAAGGTGGCCACTCCTCCTGCTAATGCCAACGTCACTGGCAGTAAAG GGGACCCTCTGGAACAGCTGGTTAGACACTTCCTCGTCGAGACAGGGCCACGGGGAGTGAAGATCAAGGGCTGTCAGAACGAGTCCTACTTCG GAAGTTTATCTGCCCTGGTGTACCAGCATTCAATCACTCCCATCTCTCTGCCATGTGCCCTTCGCATCCCAGAAAAAG ATCTGGTTGGGGAGCTTCAGGAGATGCAGAGTGCAACAAACACCAGCACAGCAGCTAACCTCCTCAAACAAGGAGCAG CTTGCAACGTGCTGTACCTGAACTCTGTGGAAACCGAGTCGTTGACGGGCCCTGAGGCAATCTCAAAGGCAACCAAGTGTACTTTGGCCCTGAGTCCACGTCCAGTGGCAACAGTGGTCCACTTCAAAGTGTCTGCTCAGGGCATCACTCTAACCGACAGCAAAAGAAG GTTATTTTTCAGGAGACACTACCCAATCAACAGTGTGACTTTCAGCAGTCTCAACCCCCAAGACCAGAG GTGGACTAATTCTGATAGCACGTCAAGCAA GATGTTTGGCTTTGTTGCGAGGAGGACAGGCAGCGCTACAGAGAACGTGTGTCACCTGTTTGCAGAGATGGACCCCGAGCAGCCAGCTGTGGCCATTGTCAACTTTATCAACAAAGTCATGCTGGGACCACAACTACGCAGATGA